A stretch of the Corynebacterium maris DSM 45190 genome encodes the following:
- a CDS encoding thiamine-binding protein produces MIIAFSVAPTVTETPNAEMSEAVAEAVRIVRDSGLPNETNAMFTLVEGEWDEVFDVVKRATEAVMAVSPRVSLVVKADIRPGYPNQLSQKVDSLEEHFPENGGEK; encoded by the coding sequence ATGATTATCGCTTTTTCAGTGGCGCCGACGGTTACCGAAACCCCGAACGCCGAAATGTCCGAAGCAGTCGCTGAGGCGGTCCGAATCGTCCGTGATTCCGGGCTGCCCAATGAAACCAACGCCATGTTCACTCTCGTGGAAGGGGAGTGGGACGAGGTTTTTGACGTGGTCAAGCGGGCCACAGAGGCAGTCATGGCGGTGTCCCCGCGCGTCTCGCTGGTGGTGAAGGCCGATATTCGGCCGGGCTATCCGAACCAGCTCTCCCAGAAGGTCGATTCCCTGGAAGAACACTTCCCTGAGAACGGAGGCGAGAAGTAA
- a CDS encoding ATP synthase F0 subunit C: MNDVILLAQDTAAAVDNTGGLKTIGYGLATLGPGLGIGILVGKALEGMARQPEMAGQIRTSMFIGIAFVEALALIGFVAGFVY; the protein is encoded by the coding sequence ATGAACGACGTCATCCTCCTCGCTCAGGACACCGCAGCCGCTGTCGACAACACCGGCGGCCTGAAGACCATCGGCTACGGCCTGGCAACCCTGGGCCCGGGCCTGGGTATCGGTATCCTGGTCGGCAAGGCACTCGAGGGCATGGCACGTCAGCCGGAGATGGCTGGCCAGATCCGTACCTCCATGTTCATCGGTATCGCCTTCGTTGAGGCCCTGGCGCTCATCGGCTTCGTGGCTGGCTTCGTTTACTAA
- the atpA gene encoding F0F1 ATP synthase subunit alpha produces MLEESTESRKNMAELTISSDEIRSAIANYTSSYSAEASREEVGVVISAADGIAQVSGLPSAMANELLEFPNGVIGVAQNLETDAIGVVILGNFESITEGQEVKRTGEVLSIPVGEDFLGRVINPLGQPIDGLGPIESDEERALELQAAGVLDRQPVEESMPTGIKAIDALTPIGRGQRQLIIGDRKTGKTAVGVDTILNQRENWASGDPDKQVRCIYVAIGQKGSTIASVRRTLEEAGALEYTTIVAAPASDSAGFKWLSPFTGAALGQHWMYQGKHVLVIYDDLTKQAEAYRAISLLLRRPPGREAYPGDVFYLHSRLLERAAKLNDELGAGSLTALPVIETKANDVGAFIPTNVISITDGQVFLQSDLFNQGVRPAVDVGISVSRVGGAAQTKGMKKVAGSMRLELAAYRDLEAFATFASDLDPTSKAQLDRGERLVQLLIQDEHAPQSVEYQMISIWLASEGAFDLVPVEDVRRYEAEVQEHIRAAAPEVLDQIAGGQQLSDESKDALRKANEDFAATFQTTSGVSVSREPVDPLASEDVNKTALTVSRKKAAK; encoded by the coding sequence TTGCTGGAAGAATCAACCGAGAGCAGGAAGAACATGGCGGAGCTGACGATCTCCTCCGATGAGATCCGTAGCGCGATCGCGAACTACACCTCGAGCTACTCCGCGGAGGCCTCCCGTGAGGAGGTCGGCGTGGTCATTTCGGCGGCTGACGGTATTGCCCAGGTTTCGGGGCTGCCGTCGGCAATGGCGAATGAGCTGCTGGAGTTCCCCAACGGGGTTATCGGCGTCGCGCAGAACCTTGAGACCGACGCCATCGGCGTCGTTATCCTGGGTAACTTCGAATCCATCACCGAGGGCCAGGAAGTAAAGCGGACGGGCGAAGTCCTGTCCATCCCCGTGGGCGAGGATTTCCTCGGCCGCGTTATCAACCCCTTGGGCCAGCCGATTGACGGCCTCGGCCCCATCGAGTCCGACGAAGAGCGCGCGCTTGAGCTGCAGGCCGCAGGCGTCCTCGACCGCCAGCCGGTCGAGGAGTCCATGCCGACCGGCATCAAGGCCATCGACGCCCTGACCCCGATTGGCCGTGGCCAGCGTCAGCTGATCATCGGCGACCGTAAGACCGGTAAGACCGCGGTCGGCGTCGACACCATCCTCAACCAGCGTGAAAACTGGGCTTCCGGGGATCCGGACAAGCAGGTGCGCTGCATCTACGTCGCCATCGGCCAGAAGGGCTCGACCATCGCTTCGGTGCGTCGCACCCTCGAGGAGGCCGGCGCCCTGGAGTACACCACGATCGTGGCTGCTCCGGCGTCCGACTCCGCCGGTTTCAAGTGGCTCTCCCCGTTCACGGGCGCCGCTCTCGGCCAGCACTGGATGTACCAGGGCAAGCACGTCCTGGTCATCTACGACGACCTGACCAAGCAGGCTGAGGCCTACCGCGCCATCTCCCTGCTGCTCCGCCGCCCGCCGGGACGCGAAGCTTACCCGGGCGACGTGTTCTACCTGCACTCCCGTCTGCTGGAGCGCGCCGCCAAGCTCAACGACGAGCTGGGCGCAGGTTCCCTGACCGCTCTGCCGGTCATCGAGACCAAGGCCAACGACGTCGGCGCCTTCATTCCGACCAACGTGATTTCGATCACCGACGGCCAGGTCTTCCTGCAGTCCGACCTCTTCAACCAGGGCGTCCGCCCGGCGGTCGACGTCGGTATCTCCGTCTCCCGTGTCGGTGGCGCCGCGCAGACCAAGGGCATGAAGAAGGTCGCCGGCTCGATGCGTCTCGAGCTCGCCGCCTACCGTGACCTGGAGGCCTTCGCCACCTTCGCCTCTGACCTGGACCCGACCTCCAAGGCTCAGCTGGACCGCGGCGAGCGCCTGGTGCAGCTCCTGATCCAGGACGAGCACGCACCGCAGTCCGTCGAGTACCAGATGATCTCCATCTGGCTCGCCTCCGAGGGCGCCTTCGACCTCGTTCCCGTCGAAGACGTCCGCCGCTACGAGGCTGAGGTGCAGGAGCACATCCGCGCCGCGGCCCCTGAGGTTCTGGACCAGATCGCCGGCGGCCAGCAGCTGTCCGACGAGTCGAAGGACGCGCTGCGTAAGGCGAACGAAGACTTCGCCGCGACCTTCCAGACCACGTCGGGCGTCTCCGTCTCCCGTGAGCCGGTCGACCCGCTCGCCAGCGAGGACGTCAACAAGACTGCCTTGACCGTCTCCCGCAAGAAGGCTGCGAAGTAA
- a CDS encoding F0F1 ATP synthase subunit B — protein sequence MTNVYTYVVAAETLPLESQPSVLIPPLYDIVWSIIPLIIVFIVFGKLVIPKYREVLEEREDKISGGIDRAAAAEAEAQAALEKYNAQLAEARTEAAEIREDARDKGKQIQAQYRQEAEEESRRIVAAGEKQLEASREQVISELRADIGQNSVNLAEKLLGNELSENTKRSGTVDSFLSELDSVTPAGK from the coding sequence ATGACAAACGTCTACACCTACGTAGTTGCGGCCGAGACGCTCCCGCTGGAAAGCCAGCCGAGCGTTCTGATCCCGCCTCTATATGACATCGTCTGGTCGATCATTCCGCTCATCATCGTCTTCATCGTCTTCGGGAAGCTCGTTATTCCGAAGTACCGCGAGGTTCTGGAGGAGCGCGAGGACAAGATCAGCGGCGGCATCGACCGCGCTGCGGCCGCTGAGGCCGAAGCGCAGGCCGCACTGGAAAAGTACAACGCCCAGCTGGCTGAGGCTCGCACCGAAGCCGCTGAGATCCGTGAAGACGCCCGCGACAAGGGCAAGCAGATCCAGGCACAGTACCGACAGGAAGCCGAAGAAGAGTCGCGTCGCATCGTCGCCGCCGGCGAGAAGCAGCTGGAGGCCTCGCGCGAGCAGGTCATCTCCGAGCTTCGCGCCGACATCGGTCAGAACTCGGTTAACCTGGCAGAGAAGCTGCTGGGCAACGAGCTGTCGGAGAACACCAAGCGTTCCGGCACGGTCGACAGCTTCCTGTCGGAGCTCGATTCCGTGACCCCGGCCGGAAAGTAG
- the nucS gene encoding endonuclease NucS, with translation MRLVIARCSVDYIGRLDAHLPMADRLIMVKADGSVSVHADDRAYKPLNWMTPPCTVTETPIADMDGDDTGEMLWVVENSKGEQLRITIAELHHEKSFDLGVDPGLVKDGVEAHLQELLAEHITTLGEGYRLVRREYPTAIGPVDIMARDSEGKAVAIEVKRRGGIDGVEQLTRYLDLLNRDELLAPVTGVFAAQEIKPQARTLAEDRGIRCVLLDYQELRGIESDELRLF, from the coding sequence ATGCGTCTCGTCATTGCCCGCTGCTCCGTCGACTACATCGGTCGACTTGATGCCCACCTGCCCATGGCGGATCGTCTGATCATGGTCAAGGCCGACGGTTCGGTCTCCGTTCATGCCGACGACCGGGCCTACAAGCCGTTGAACTGGATGACCCCGCCGTGCACCGTCACGGAAACTCCGATCGCCGACATGGACGGCGACGACACCGGAGAGATGCTGTGGGTGGTGGAAAATTCCAAGGGAGAGCAGCTGCGCATCACCATCGCGGAGCTGCATCACGAAAAGAGCTTTGACCTCGGCGTGGATCCGGGTCTGGTCAAAGACGGGGTGGAGGCACATCTGCAGGAACTGCTGGCTGAGCACATCACCACGTTGGGCGAAGGGTACCGGCTGGTGCGCCGCGAGTATCCGACGGCGATCGGCCCGGTCGACATCATGGCCCGCGACTCCGAGGGCAAGGCCGTCGCCATCGAGGTCAAGCGCCGCGGCGGCATCGACGGCGTCGAGCAGCTGACGCGCTACTTGGATCTGCTCAACCGGGATGAGCTGCTCGCCCCGGTCACCGGCGTGTTCGCTGCCCAAGAGATCAAGCCGCAGGCCCGCACCCTGGCCGAAGACCGGGGCATCAGGTGCGTCCTCCTGGATTATCAGGAGCTGCGCGGCATCGAATCCGACGAACTGCGGTTGTTCTGA
- a CDS encoding F0F1 ATP synthase subunit gamma produces the protein MATLRETRDRIRSVNSTKKITKAQELIATSRITKAQQRVEATQPYAAELRDVMSRLAEASSLDHPMLRERDNAKVAAVLVVTSDRGMCGGYNNNVLKRAHELEEMLTQTGHDVVRYVTGKKGVGYLDFRELEVAGAWTGFSETPTWDGTHDVRHHLIDGFLAGSDDEAKWRDGLNAPEGQPIRGFDQVHVVYTEFESMLSQVPRVQQLLPIEIAYEDDEFNPPGMKESTGDGDISSDMDFEPDPDTLLDALLPQYFSRTLYQIYLESSASELAARRNAMKSATDNATDLVNDLTRIANQARQAQITQEITEIISGAGALSDSGESD, from the coding sequence ATGGCAACACTTCGCGAAACACGCGACCGCATCAGGTCCGTGAATTCGACCAAGAAGATCACCAAGGCGCAGGAGCTGATCGCTACCTCGCGCATCACCAAGGCGCAGCAGCGCGTGGAGGCCACCCAGCCTTACGCCGCTGAGCTCAGGGACGTGATGTCTCGTCTGGCGGAAGCCAGCTCGCTGGATCACCCGATGCTCCGCGAGCGGGACAACGCCAAGGTCGCGGCCGTGCTGGTGGTCACCTCTGACCGTGGCATGTGCGGCGGCTACAACAACAACGTCCTGAAGCGTGCGCACGAGCTCGAGGAGATGCTCACCCAGACCGGCCACGACGTCGTTCGTTACGTCACGGGCAAGAAGGGCGTGGGGTACCTCGACTTCCGCGAGCTCGAGGTCGCGGGAGCCTGGACCGGGTTCTCCGAGACCCCGACCTGGGACGGCACCCACGACGTCCGTCACCACCTGATCGACGGATTCCTCGCGGGATCCGACGATGAGGCGAAATGGCGGGACGGCCTCAACGCCCCGGAGGGCCAGCCCATCCGTGGCTTCGACCAGGTGCACGTCGTGTACACCGAGTTCGAATCGATGCTGAGCCAGGTTCCGCGTGTGCAGCAGCTGCTGCCCATCGAGATCGCTTACGAGGACGACGAGTTCAATCCTCCGGGGATGAAGGAATCCACCGGCGACGGCGACATTTCGTCGGACATGGATTTCGAACCGGATCCGGACACGTTGCTCGACGCTCTGCTTCCGCAGTACTTCTCGCGGACGCTTTACCAGATCTACCTGGAGTCCTCGGCGAGTGAGTTGGCGGCCCGTCGCAACGCGATGAAGTCGGCCACCGACAACGCCACGGATCTGGTCAATGACCTGACCCGTATCGCGAACCAGGCCCGTCAGGCACAGATCACCCAGGAAATCACAGAGATTATCAGCGGCGCTGGCGCGCTGTCCGATAGCGGAGAAAGTGACTAA
- a CDS encoding L-threonylcarbamoyladenylate synthase, translating to MSKIYDCSDEVERAKGMRVAVDSARAGRLVVLPTDTVYGIGCDAFNNDSVANLLATKRRGPDMPVPVLIGSWDTVQGLVAEFTPQAQDLVQAFWPGGLSIVVPQAPSLPWNLGDTRGTVMLRMPLQPVAIELLREVGPMAVSSANISGKTPPISAVAAKQQLGSAVSVYLDGGEAAVGTPSTIIDISGRTPRILREGAVATDRLSEVLGMEPHVLLGRDAPEGAEGTA from the coding sequence ATGAGCAAGATCTACGACTGCAGCGACGAAGTCGAGCGCGCCAAGGGGATGCGCGTCGCCGTGGACTCTGCTCGGGCGGGCCGGCTCGTCGTCCTTCCCACCGACACCGTCTACGGGATCGGCTGCGACGCCTTCAACAACGATTCCGTCGCCAACCTGCTGGCTACCAAGCGCCGGGGGCCGGACATGCCCGTGCCGGTGCTCATCGGCTCCTGGGACACTGTGCAGGGGCTGGTCGCCGAATTCACCCCGCAGGCGCAGGATCTGGTCCAGGCTTTCTGGCCGGGAGGGTTGTCCATCGTCGTCCCGCAGGCGCCGTCGCTGCCCTGGAACCTCGGCGACACCCGGGGCACCGTGATGCTGCGCATGCCGCTGCAGCCCGTCGCCATCGAACTGCTGCGCGAAGTCGGCCCGATGGCGGTCTCCTCGGCAAACATCTCCGGCAAGACCCCGCCGATCAGCGCCGTGGCCGCGAAGCAACAGCTCGGCTCCGCGGTGTCGGTCTACCTCGACGGGGGAGAGGCCGCAGTGGGCACCCCGTCGACCATCATCGACATTTCCGGCCGCACCCCGCGCATCCTGCGCGAGGGCGCGGTGGCCACGGACCGGCTCAGTGAGGTCCTCGGCATGGAACCGCACGTGCTGCTAGGCAGGGACGCGCCGGAGGGCGCCGAAGGAACCGCCTAA
- the atpB gene encoding F0F1 ATP synthase subunit A, with the protein MAFKGEFYAPDLYKEFFPGFGTDGDGNWFVDTEHMFLAEFAGGAFALDRLMIVRLLMVAIMVIFFAWAMRKPKLVPSGVQNFAENVIDFVRIHIAEDSLGKKDGRRFLPLIAGIFFAVFITNISTIIPGLNVSANARIGFPLVLALIAWGAFIYAGSKKYGFFKYLKAETVVPGIPSWMHVLVIPIEFFSTFILRPFTLTVRLMANLLAGHIILVLMFSATNFFFWQLNGWSAVSIASLFGAIAFAFFEILVSVLQAYIFALLTAVYIQLALNAAEH; encoded by the coding sequence TTGGCCTTCAAGGGCGAATTTTATGCCCCAGATCTGTACAAAGAGTTTTTCCCGGGCTTTGGCACTGACGGTGATGGGAACTGGTTCGTCGACACCGAACACATGTTCCTCGCAGAATTCGCCGGAGGCGCCTTTGCGTTAGACCGTCTGATGATCGTCCGTCTTCTCATGGTCGCTATCATGGTGATCTTCTTCGCTTGGGCCATGCGCAAGCCGAAGCTGGTCCCCAGTGGAGTGCAGAACTTCGCGGAGAACGTGATCGACTTTGTTCGTATCCACATCGCCGAGGATTCGCTGGGCAAGAAGGATGGACGTCGCTTCCTTCCTTTGATCGCCGGCATCTTCTTCGCCGTGTTCATCACGAACATCTCCACCATCATCCCCGGGCTCAACGTCTCCGCGAACGCGCGTATCGGCTTCCCGCTCGTGCTCGCGCTGATCGCCTGGGGTGCATTCATCTACGCCGGTTCGAAGAAGTACGGCTTCTTCAAGTACCTGAAGGCCGAGACCGTGGTCCCGGGCATTCCGAGCTGGATGCATGTGCTGGTGATTCCGATCGAGTTCTTCTCGACATTCATTCTGCGCCCCTTCACGCTGACCGTGCGTCTGATGGCCAACCTGCTCGCCGGCCACATCATCCTGGTCCTCATGTTCTCCGCCACGAACTTCTTCTTCTGGCAACTGAACGGATGGAGCGCAGTCTCGATCGCCTCGCTGTTTGGCGCCATCGCCTTCGCGTTCTTCGAGATTCTGGTGAGTGTCCTGCAGGCGTACATCTTTGCACTGCTGACGGCGGTATACATCCAGCTGGCTCTTAACGCAGCCGAACACTGA
- the atpD gene encoding F0F1 ATP synthase subunit beta: protein MTTALNERSDQQTKSAGRVVRVIGAVVDVEFPRGELPALYNALHVEVSLEAVAKTITLEVAQFLGDNLVRTIAMAPTDGMVRGADVVDTGAPISVPVGDVVKGHVFNALGDCLDEPGLGRDGEQWGIHRDPPPFSELEGKTEILETGIKVIDLLTPYVKGGKIGLFGGAGVGKTVLIQEMITRIAKEFAGTSVFAGVGERTREGTDLFLEMEEMGVLQDTALVFGQMDEPPGVRMRVALSGLTMAEYFRDVQDQDVLLFIDNIFRFTQAGQEVSTLLGRMPSAVGYQPTLADEMGVLQERITSTKGRSITSLQAVYVPADDYTDPAPATTFAHLDATTELDRSIASKGIYPAVNPLTSTSRILEPSIVGEKHYEVAQRVIGILQKNKELQDIIAILGMDELGEEDKLTVQRARRIQQFLGQNFFVAKKFTGDEGSYVPLTETVEAFERIANGEYDHYPEQAFNSLGGLDDVEAAYKKLTGK, encoded by the coding sequence ATGACTACAGCTCTGAATGAGCGCAGCGATCAGCAGACCAAGTCTGCCGGCCGCGTTGTGCGCGTCATCGGTGCCGTCGTCGACGTGGAATTCCCGCGTGGCGAGCTCCCGGCACTGTACAACGCACTGCACGTCGAGGTGTCCCTCGAAGCAGTGGCAAAGACCATCACGCTCGAGGTCGCCCAGTTCCTGGGTGACAACCTCGTGCGCACCATCGCGATGGCCCCGACTGACGGCATGGTCCGCGGCGCCGATGTCGTCGACACCGGCGCCCCGATCTCCGTCCCGGTCGGCGACGTGGTCAAGGGCCACGTGTTCAACGCTCTGGGCGACTGCCTGGATGAGCCGGGCCTGGGCCGCGACGGCGAGCAGTGGGGCATCCACCGCGACCCGCCGCCGTTCTCCGAGCTCGAGGGCAAGACCGAGATTCTGGAAACCGGCATCAAGGTCATCGACCTGCTGACCCCGTACGTCAAGGGCGGCAAGATCGGCCTCTTCGGCGGCGCCGGTGTGGGCAAGACCGTTCTGATCCAGGAAATGATCACCCGTATCGCCAAGGAGTTCGCCGGTACCTCGGTGTTCGCCGGCGTCGGTGAGCGTACCCGTGAGGGCACCGACCTCTTCCTCGAGATGGAAGAGATGGGCGTTCTCCAGGACACCGCACTCGTGTTCGGCCAGATGGATGAGCCGCCGGGAGTCCGTATGCGCGTCGCGCTGTCCGGCCTGACCATGGCCGAGTACTTCCGCGACGTCCAGGACCAGGACGTGCTGCTGTTCATCGACAACATCTTCCGTTTCACTCAGGCAGGTCAGGAGGTGTCCACGCTGCTCGGCCGCATGCCGTCCGCCGTGGGTTACCAGCCGACCCTGGCTGACGAGATGGGTGTGCTGCAGGAGCGAATCACCTCCACCAAGGGCCGTTCGATCACCTCGCTGCAGGCCGTCTACGTCCCGGCCGACGACTACACTGACCCGGCTCCGGCGACGACCTTCGCCCACCTGGATGCGACCACCGAGCTGGACCGCTCCATCGCGTCGAAGGGTATTTACCCGGCAGTGAACCCGCTGACCTCGACCTCCCGTATCCTCGAGCCGTCGATCGTCGGCGAGAAGCACTACGAGGTCGCTCAGCGCGTCATCGGTATCCTGCAGAAGAACAAGGAGCTGCAGGACATCATCGCCATCCTGGGCATGGACGAGCTGGGCGAAGAGGACAAGCTGACCGTCCAGCGCGCCCGCCGCATCCAGCAGTTCCTGGGCCAGAACTTCTTCGTCGCGAAGAAGTTCACCGGCGACGAGGGCTCCTACGTCCCGCTGACCGAGACCGTCGAGGCTTTCGAGCGCATCGCCAACGGCGAATACGACCACTACCCGGAGCAGGCCTTCAACAGCCTGGGTGGCCTGGACGACGTCGAGGCCGCGTACAAGAAGCTGACCGGAAAGTAG
- a CDS encoding F0F1 ATP synthase subunit delta codes for MHAASREALAQSESHVDELIAGAVDKVAVATTVGTDLFVVVDRLDAERSLRIAVADVSYEPQQRAGIIGQVFEGKVSESSIAVLEEAASKKWSTPREFRTGLVSLGRRALLRAAEAQGQLEQVEEELFRLSRILDREPQLTQLLSDGATETNQKRGLLANVLYGKVTMITEALALQVIGRPEHNPIDDIANLAERAAQLRDRTVARVVSAVELNEGQQAALAEKLGQIYGREMSIHSEVDPSLLGGMIIRSGHEVIDGSTQGKLARMRSTLA; via the coding sequence ATGCACGCAGCAAGCCGCGAAGCACTAGCACAGAGCGAGTCCCACGTGGACGAGCTCATTGCGGGCGCCGTCGACAAGGTCGCCGTCGCCACCACCGTCGGCACGGACCTGTTCGTGGTCGTCGACCGTCTCGACGCGGAGCGCTCCCTGCGCATCGCCGTCGCCGACGTGTCGTACGAGCCGCAGCAGCGCGCGGGCATCATCGGCCAGGTCTTCGAGGGCAAGGTCTCCGAGTCCAGCATCGCTGTGCTCGAAGAGGCCGCGTCCAAGAAGTGGTCGACGCCGCGTGAGTTCCGTACCGGACTGGTCTCGCTCGGTCGCCGCGCACTCTTGCGCGCCGCTGAGGCACAGGGACAGCTCGAGCAGGTCGAAGAAGAACTCTTCCGCCTCTCGCGCATCCTGGACCGCGAACCGCAGCTGACTCAGCTGCTGTCCGACGGCGCCACCGAGACCAACCAGAAGCGCGGTCTGTTGGCTAACGTGCTCTACGGGAAGGTGACCATGATTACCGAGGCGCTCGCGCTGCAGGTGATCGGTCGCCCCGAGCACAACCCGATCGACGACATCGCCAACCTCGCGGAGCGCGCAGCCCAGCTGCGTGACCGCACGGTTGCCCGGGTCGTCAGCGCAGTTGAGCTGAATGAGGGCCAGCAGGCGGCACTCGCCGAAAAGCTGGGACAGATTTACGGTCGTGAGATGTCCATCCACTCTGAGGTCGACCCCAGCCTCCTCGGTGGCATGATCATCCGCTCCGGCCACGAGGTCATCGACGGATCCACCCAGGGCAAACTCGCCCGGATGCGTTCGACCCTCGCGTAA
- a CDS encoding MraY family glycosyltransferase: MAGAGVPLRELGLVLLTAAAIAFLTTGIIRWIAVKSGKVAEIRTRDVHTQPTPRLGGVAMFTGLVAAIFLAYQLPALTRGFMPVTPEMTAVLWGAAAIVLVGVIDDLIELDAVTKLIGQVIAAVIMSLLGLSWTVFYWPVGEGTTVVLSQIQGVIVTTVFTVLLINAINFVDGLDGLAAGLGMIAGGAILVFSLTVLHDQGGAVSAYPPAIIAAALVGMCAGFLPHNFEPSRIFMGDSGSMLIGLLLAAASTSASGKINMSLYGTADIVALLSPIIVVLAAVFVPVLDLLLAVVRRLASGRSPFAADKMHIHHRLLSLGHTHRRTVLVLYLWVSVVAFGAVSFSVIPPVYALALFVIMTLVAAAVTAVPVVRRRPAGQRRTKVVDRSEPA; the protein is encoded by the coding sequence ATGGCGGGGGCCGGCGTCCCGCTCCGCGAGCTCGGGCTGGTCCTGCTCACCGCCGCCGCCATCGCCTTTTTGACCACGGGGATTATCCGGTGGATCGCGGTGAAAAGCGGCAAGGTCGCCGAGATCCGGACCCGCGACGTCCATACCCAGCCCACCCCCCGGCTGGGCGGGGTGGCGATGTTCACCGGTCTCGTCGCCGCGATCTTCCTGGCCTATCAACTGCCCGCCCTGACGCGCGGATTCATGCCCGTCACCCCGGAGATGACGGCGGTGCTCTGGGGAGCGGCGGCCATCGTGCTGGTCGGCGTCATCGACGACCTGATCGAACTCGACGCCGTGACCAAGCTCATCGGACAGGTGATCGCCGCGGTGATCATGAGCCTGCTCGGCCTGTCCTGGACCGTCTTTTACTGGCCCGTCGGGGAAGGCACCACCGTCGTGCTCAGTCAGATCCAAGGCGTGATCGTCACGACGGTGTTCACGGTGTTGCTGATCAACGCCATCAACTTCGTCGACGGGCTCGACGGCCTGGCCGCGGGGCTGGGCATGATCGCGGGCGGGGCCATCCTGGTCTTTTCCTTGACCGTCCTGCACGACCAGGGCGGAGCGGTCTCCGCCTACCCGCCCGCCATCATCGCGGCTGCGCTGGTGGGGATGTGCGCGGGGTTTCTGCCCCACAACTTCGAACCCTCCCGCATTTTCATGGGCGATTCCGGCTCCATGCTCATCGGCTTGCTGCTGGCGGCCGCCTCGACGTCGGCCTCCGGGAAGATCAACATGAGCCTCTACGGCACGGCGGACATCGTGGCGCTGCTCAGCCCCATCATCGTCGTGCTCGCCGCCGTGTTCGTGCCGGTGCTCGACCTGCTGCTGGCCGTCGTCCGCCGACTGGCCAGCGGTCGCTCCCCGTTCGCGGCGGACAAGATGCACATCCATCACCGGCTGCTCTCGCTCGGCCACACCCACCGGCGCACCGTCCTGGTGTTGTACCTGTGGGTCAGCGTCGTCGCCTTCGGGGCCGTGAGTTTCTCAGTCATCCCGCCCGTCTACGCGCTCGCCTTGTTCGTCATCATGACCCTGGTGGCCGCGGCCGTCACCGCGGTGCCCGTAGTACGGCGCCGGCCGGCGGGGCAGCGGAGGACGAAGGTCGTCGACCGTTCTGAACCGGCGTAG
- a CDS encoding F0F1 ATP synthase subunit epsilon has protein sequence MAEFTVQLVSVERRLWSGEATMVTAQTTEGEIGVLPGHEPLLGQLVDAGVVTITQADGEKLVAAVQGGYLSVSTDKVTVLADHAVWADEVDSAAAEIASRDSDDEVAQSRAIAGLRAIERKAGV, from the coding sequence ATGGCTGAATTCACCGTTCAACTGGTCTCCGTGGAGCGCCGGCTGTGGTCCGGAGAGGCGACCATGGTCACCGCCCAGACCACCGAGGGTGAGATCGGCGTGCTGCCCGGTCACGAGCCGCTGCTCGGCCAGCTGGTCGACGCCGGCGTGGTGACCATCACCCAGGCTGACGGCGAGAAGCTCGTCGCAGCCGTGCAGGGTGGCTACCTCTCCGTCTCCACCGACAAGGTGACCGTCCTCGCGGACCACGCCGTGTGGGCCGATGAGGTTGACTCCGCCGCCGCCGAAATCGCCAGCCGCGATTCCGACGACGAGGTGGCCCAGTCCCGCGCTATCGCCGGGCTGCGCGCCATCGAGCGTAAGGCCGGGGTCTAA
- a CDS encoding DUF2550 domain-containing protein has product MEWLVWGIALLGVAALLLAAWRFFTLRSTGTAVVLRELPGTVGDWRHGTLRYNGDDLQFYKLRSLSPSADRVFGRTRATFNGHRRPKDEDLKLLEENGIIVQVSVGGSEFEFALDSRGAMALIAWIEAAPSSRQERTDHNRLLNKITRNQERR; this is encoded by the coding sequence ATGGAATGGTTGGTGTGGGGTATCGCCTTGCTGGGTGTGGCGGCCCTGCTCCTGGCTGCGTGGCGTTTTTTCACTCTGCGTTCCACCGGCACCGCCGTCGTATTGCGCGAACTCCCGGGGACCGTCGGCGACTGGCGTCACGGCACTCTGCGGTATAACGGCGATGACCTCCAGTTCTACAAACTGCGTTCACTGTCGCCGTCCGCAGACCGGGTCTTCGGCCGCACCCGCGCCACCTTCAATGGCCACCGCCGCCCGAAAGACGAGGATCTGAAGCTGCTGGAGGAAAACGGCATCATCGTCCAGGTCTCGGTGGGCGGCTCAGAATTCGAGTTCGCCCTTGATTCCCGTGGCGCGATGGCCCTGATCGCCTGGATCGAAGCCGCCCCCAGCTCGCGACAGGAACGCACCGACCACAATCGGTTGTTGAACAAGATCACCCGTAATCAGGAGCGCAGATAG